CCACGGGCGCCGCCGGCTTCTGCTGCTCGACGGGCTTGACCGCCGGCTGCTTGGCCGCTGCGGCCGGCGTCGCCGCCTGGGCGGGCTTCACCGCCGCGGTCTTGCTGGCGACGACGGGCTTCGCCGCCGGCGTCCGAGCGCTGGCGCTCACCTTTTCCGCCGCCGTTTTGGCCGCCTTCGCAGCCACGGCGCGCTTCGTCACGCCGCTCTTGGCTGCGACCGCAGTCTTGGCGGTCGGCTTCGACATCGTCTTAGCGGCCGAATTGGCGGCCGACGCGCGGGCAACGCTGCGGGAGCTCGCCGCCGCCGTCCGACGCGTCGCCGTGGCGCGCGCCGGTGTCTTGGCGGTCTTGTCTTTTGCAGTCGATTTGGATTTCGTCGGCGTTGTTTTTGATGTCATTGTTCTCGCGGCTTTTGCGGAGGTTTTTGCGCTTGTCTTCCGGCTCGAAGCGGCGGCGGCCCGCGCGGGCTTTCCCGCCGAGGCGGAGCGGCTGGCCGACTTCTTCGATGTCGATGTTGAACTCTTCGCTGCGGCGGTTTTCGTCGCGCCGCTCTTGGTGGCGCCGCTCTTGGCGGCTCGCTTGGCGAGAGTCTTGGAGCGAGCGGCCGAGCCCTTGGCGCGCGCTGCTGCGGTGGAGGCAGTCGCAGGCGACTTTTTCTCGGTTTTGTTGGAGGGCATACGCGGGCTACTCCTATGCTGTCCCGCTGTGGAGACGGGACCATCGCTGCCTGACGAATCGCGCACGCCGCCGGCGAAAAAGCCGCGGCGGCGCCGCGAAGGCGGCTAGTGGAAACCTTGCTAGCGCCGCATACTCAATAGCCGGCCAACGGGCCGGCCCTTGAGAAAGAGAGGCTTTCGAATTCGTCGCGAGACGGTGACTGGCGCCGGATCGCCCTTCGACAAGGCGTGCATTTAGTGTGTGATTTATAACACGCCCAAGCGTGAAAATCAAAGGCATATGCGCGCGAGCGGCGCCCGCGCTGAGGCCGCGAACTACGCTAACTGACTATGGCTTCTGACGTTTGAGATAAATTAAGGATGTGGAAACTCATCGTGTGCAAGTTACGCGCCAGATCATGGGCAAGTTAGGCGCCAGATCGGCGCTGAACGCCGTTCAGTCTCCCTCGCCGGCCTCCGGCGAAAAGAATTGCTCGAATTTGCCCGGCTTGCCGTCCCATTCCTTGGCGTCCGAAGGCGGCTCCCGCTTGATGGTGATGTTGGGCCAGTTCTGCGCCATCTCGGCGTTAAGCTGCAGCCACTGTTCGAGATTCTCTTCCGTATCGGGCTTGATGGCGTTGGCCGGGCACTCGGGTTCGCAGACGCCGCAGTCGATGCACTCGTCCGGATGGATCACCAGCATATTCTCGCCTTCGTAGAAACAGTCCACCGGACACACTTCAACGCAGTCCATATACTTGCACTTGATGCAGTTTTCCGTGACGACATAAGTCATAAGGGTGATCTCTCCCGCGACCTTGCCGCTTGCTAGCTTTTTTGCCAGCGTCACGCAAGGCGAGCAGAACGAGGGCGCGCGTCAGAGATATAATTGCGCGTGCAACCCACAAGGTCAGCAAATGGTCGA
This window of the Methylocystis hirsuta genome carries:
- the fdxA gene encoding ferredoxin FdxA translates to MTYVVTENCIKCKYMDCVEVCPVDCFYEGENMLVIHPDECIDCGVCEPECPANAIKPDTEENLEQWLQLNAEMAQNWPNITIKREPPSDAKEWDGKPGKFEQFFSPEAGEGD